GACCATCGCACCGACCGATTCCGACAACCCCGACCGGGACGGGGTTCGGTCGTCAGGATCAACCTCAAGGACTGAGGCAACAGCTGGCAGGCGGCTGCCAGTCCGAGGCAGGGAGGACCCACGGTCGACCGCGTCAACGTCACCAGGTCTCCCCTTCCAGCCGGCGACTTCTCGACCTGGTTGGGGGAGATCCAGGGTGCGTTGGGCGGTGACCGTGGGTCCGAGGTGCCCTGCGACGGGTGCACCGCCTGCTGCACCTCCTCGCAGTTCGTCCATGTCGCACCGGACGAGACCGACACGCTGGCCCACGTCCCGGCCGCGCTGCTGTTCCCGGCGCCCGGGCTGCCCGAGGGCCACGCCCTGCTCGGCTACGACAAGCATGGGCACTGCCCGATGCTGGTCGACAACCGATGCACGATCTACGAGCACCGGCCCCGCGCCTGCCGCACGTACGACTGCCGGGTCTTTCCCGCAGCGGGGATCGAGGTGGACGACGGGGACAAGGCACTCATCGCCCAGCAGGCCCGGCGCTGGCGGTTCAGCTACGAGGACGAGACCGGCCGGGTCCGGCACGCGGCGGTGCGCGCAGCCGCGGCCTACCTGGCCGAGCACCCCGAGGTGGTTCCCGGCGGCGTTTCGAGCGCGACGCAGCGTGCGGTCCTCGCTGTGGAGGTGCACGCGGCCTTCTTGAGCCCCGGCAAGGACGAGACCGAGCGGGTCTGTGTGACCGAGCCGGAACCTGACGCAGTACGGGACGTGCTCGCGGGGCGGGCCATCAACCCGTAGCAGTCTGGGAGCCGGGTCGTTGGGGCTAGGGTCCGCTACCCCACCGGGTACCTCGGAACTCAGAGGAGCGCCTGACCGGGCCGGGATCTGCAGCACCACTCGGGCGAACTCCACGGCCCCGGGGCTGGGCTGCTCCGTCAGGTCCCGGTACGGCTGAGCCGACTCCCTCAGGTTGAGGACCGGGATGGTCAGGGGCGTACCGCGGCCGCGGCCTGCTCGAGCAGCGTCGTCGGTCACCAGGGCAGTCTGCCGGACGGCCTGAGACGCCAGCGGTTGCCGTGGCAGACTCCGGTGCCGTGGCGGGATCGTCCGAGTGTCCGCATCCCGAACGTCGGCTGCGCCTGGTCGAGGACGCCGGGCCGGAAGTCGACCTCGACGACGACGTTGAGACGCTGCTGCGCCCGCTGCTCCTCGAGGCGGAGCAGCAGATGCGCAAGGTGCGCCGCTCCCTGGACGCCGAGATGTGGGCGTCGGAGCTGTTCGGCATGGTGTCGCTGGCCATGCCGGACGCCGACCCGACGGATCGCGAGGACGCCTGCTTGCAGGTGGCCGCCCTGCTCGTCGGCCACGCCGGGCGGGTGGCAGACAGCACCGGGTTGGCCATGGCGCGGGTGCTCAGCC
This region of Actinomycetes bacterium genomic DNA includes:
- a CDS encoding YkgJ family cysteine cluster protein; the protein is MPCDGCTACCTSSQFVHVAPDETDTLAHVPAALLFPAPGLPEGHALLGYDKHGHCPMLVDNRCTIYEHRPRACRTYDCRVFPAAGIEVDDGDKALIAQQARRWRFSYEDETGRVRHAAVRAAAAYLAEHPEVVPGGVSSATQRAVLAVEVHAAFLSPGKDETERVCVTEPEPDAVRDVLAGRAINP